A window from Pseudomonas sp. Tri1 encodes these proteins:
- a CDS encoding copper chaperone PCu(A)C, giving the protein MLNRLVLLAALLLPVSFAHAHQYKVGDLEIAHPWSQELPPNAPTVAAYFVIHNKGTTADKLLSVDSPIAGKAELHEHVMQGGLMKMQPVPAVDIAPGATATFAPMAYHVMLLELKDRSLLSDGKRFAMTLHFEKAGDVTVDVAVQKKAPDGDKNQMHMH; this is encoded by the coding sequence ATGTTGAACAGACTCGTCCTGCTGGCTGCCCTGTTGCTTCCAGTGAGCTTCGCCCATGCCCATCAATACAAAGTTGGCGACCTCGAAATCGCTCACCCCTGGTCCCAGGAATTGCCGCCCAATGCACCGACCGTGGCCGCGTATTTCGTGATTCACAACAAGGGCACCACCGCCGACAAACTGCTCAGCGTCGACTCGCCGATTGCCGGCAAAGCCGAGCTCCACGAGCATGTGATGCAAGGCGGCCTGATGAAAATGCAACCGGTGCCCGCTGTGGATATTGCCCCCGGAGCGACGGCTACCTTCGCGCCGATGGCCTACCACGTGATGCTGTTGGAGCTGAAAGACCGCAGCCTGCTCAGTGATGGCAAACGCTTTGCCATGACCCTGCATTTCGAAAAAGCCGGCGACGTGACCGTTGACGTCGCGGTGCAGAAAAAAGCGCCTGACGGCGACAAAAACCAAATGCACATGCACTAA
- the cbiE gene encoding precorrin-6y C5,15-methyltransferase (decarboxylating) subunit CbiE has translation MTPWLTVVGIGEDGFKGLGRTARHALLRASHIVGSDRQLALLPVCIRGERELWPSPFSLEPLLARRGESVCVLASGDPMFYGVGASLAKQVPSDQMLIIPAPSSCSLAAARLGWPLQDVVTLSLVARPLAALNVHLSTGVRLLLLSNDRQSPAAVAALLRERGFGPSPMTVLEHLGGVAERRLDNSAAHWSDPTVADLNLIAIECRAEPSALRLSRLAGLPDAAFEHDGQLTKRDVRAITLARLAPTPGELLWDVGAGSGSIGIEWMRAHPSCRALAIEADEGRQALIERNRDTLGVPGLQLIRGKAPQALENLERPDAVFIGGGVTREGVLDACWEQLKPGGRLVANAVTLQSEMTLMNWRERHGGELTRIHIAQAQPLGEFDTWRQALPITLLDLVKPLDA, from the coding sequence ATGACACCCTGGCTGACCGTAGTGGGCATCGGTGAAGACGGCTTCAAGGGCCTGGGCCGAACGGCTCGCCATGCCTTGCTGCGGGCGTCACACATTGTCGGCAGCGACCGGCAACTGGCGCTGTTGCCGGTGTGTATCCGTGGCGAACGGGAGCTGTGGCCCAGCCCGTTCTCCCTGGAACCGCTGCTGGCGCGACGGGGCGAGTCGGTGTGCGTACTGGCCAGCGGCGATCCAATGTTCTACGGCGTAGGCGCCAGCCTGGCCAAGCAGGTGCCAAGCGATCAGATGTTGATCATCCCCGCGCCATCCTCTTGTTCGCTGGCGGCGGCGCGCCTGGGTTGGCCACTGCAGGACGTGGTCACGCTGTCGCTGGTGGCACGCCCGCTGGCGGCGCTCAATGTGCATTTATCCACTGGCGTCAGGCTGTTGCTGCTGAGCAATGACCGCCAGAGTCCGGCGGCGGTCGCGGCACTGCTGCGCGAACGTGGGTTCGGCCCCAGCCCCATGACCGTGCTGGAACACCTCGGCGGTGTGGCAGAACGACGGCTCGACAACAGTGCGGCACACTGGTCCGATCCCACCGTCGCCGACCTGAACCTGATCGCCATCGAATGCCGCGCCGAACCCTCGGCGTTGCGCCTGTCGCGCCTGGCCGGTTTGCCGGACGCGGCCTTTGAACATGACGGCCAGTTGACCAAGCGCGACGTACGCGCCATCACCCTCGCCCGCCTCGCCCCGACGCCCGGTGAACTGCTCTGGGATGTCGGCGCCGGCAGCGGCTCCATCGGCATCGAATGGATGCGCGCCCACCCCAGCTGCCGCGCGCTGGCCATCGAGGCCGACGAAGGTCGTCAAGCGCTGATCGAACGTAACCGCGACACCCTCGGCGTGCCCGGCCTGCAACTGATTCGCGGGAAAGCCCCCCAGGCGCTGGAAAACCTGGAGCGGCCAGACGCAGTATTCATCGGTGGCGGCGTCACTCGCGAAGGCGTGCTCGACGCCTGCTGGGAGCAGCTCAAGCCCGGCGGCCGGCTCGTGGCCAACGCCGTGACCCTGCAAAGCGAGATGACGCTCATGAACTGGCGCGAACGTCACGGCGGCGAACTGACCCGGATCCACATCGCCCAAGCCCAGCCATTGGGCGAGTTCGATACCTGGCGCCAGGCATTGCCAATCACCTTGCTCGACCTGGTCAAACCCCTCGATGCGTGA
- a CDS encoding cobalt-precorrin-6A reductase → MKRILLLGGVTEALAIARTLGPQHIYSLAGIGRVPTDLTCQVRVGGYGGAEGLAQFVRAEGIDLLLDATHPYAAQISHNAAQAAQACAIPCWALRRPAWQPQAGDDWREVADWSELIQALQPFHHPLFTLGREPLQHLHEIPPEQFWTLRALDVYPGNERCEVIGARGPFHIEGERELFERRRIDVLVSKNSGSTATEPKLEVARERGVPVLVLKRPVLPGVDREFGTVDEVLQGLRQLA, encoded by the coding sequence ATGAAACGTATCTTGCTACTGGGCGGCGTCACCGAAGCCCTGGCCATCGCCCGCACACTCGGGCCCCAGCATATCTACAGCCTGGCAGGTATCGGTCGCGTCCCCACCGACCTGACCTGCCAGGTGCGCGTCGGCGGCTACGGCGGCGCCGAAGGGCTGGCGCAATTCGTCCGTGCCGAAGGCATCGACCTGCTGCTGGACGCCACCCACCCCTACGCCGCGCAGATCAGCCACAACGCCGCCCAAGCAGCTCAAGCCTGCGCCATTCCCTGCTGGGCCCTGCGCCGTCCGGCCTGGCAACCCCAGGCCGGCGATGACTGGCGCGAAGTGGCTGACTGGAGCGAACTGATCCAGGCCCTGCAACCCTTCCACCACCCCCTGTTCACCCTCGGTCGCGAGCCACTGCAACACCTGCACGAAATTCCGCCAGAGCAGTTCTGGACCCTGCGCGCCCTGGACGTTTACCCCGGAAATGAGCGCTGCGAAGTCATTGGTGCCCGTGGGCCGTTTCACATCGAGGGTGAGCGTGAGCTGTTCGAACGGCGGCGGATCGATGTACTGGTCAGCAAGAACAGTGGCAGCACGGCTACTGAGCCGAAACTGGAGGTGGCGCGGGAGCGAGGCGTGCCGGTACTGGTGTTGAAGCGGCCGGTGTTGCCGGGGGTGGATCGGGAGTTTGGGACAGTGGATGAGGTGTTGCAGGGGCTACGGCAGTTGGCCTGA
- a CDS encoding DUF2946 domain-containing protein has protein sequence MSRQRLAFAWIACFAVLFNMLAMPLSGNGGTVASAPTEQVLWGSFCSSSGTKMLAISLGKLEQGTPQQDNHSTMQHCWCCSGSAPLVALAGHAPRLYMDLRPAHRGVAHSTLDSPTPRQQWPSLNPRASPLV, from the coding sequence ATGTCCCGACAACGGCTTGCATTTGCCTGGATCGCCTGCTTCGCAGTGCTGTTCAACATGCTTGCCATGCCCCTTTCCGGCAACGGTGGCACGGTGGCGAGTGCACCGACCGAACAAGTGCTGTGGGGCAGCTTCTGTTCCTCCAGCGGCACGAAAATGCTGGCGATTTCCCTGGGCAAGCTCGAGCAAGGCACGCCGCAGCAGGACAATCATTCGACGATGCAGCATTGTTGGTGCTGCTCAGGTTCCGCGCCGTTGGTGGCGCTTGCCGGGCACGCGCCTCGGTTGTATATGGATCTACGGCCGGCCCATCGCGGTGTCGCCCACTCAACACTCGACAGCCCCACACCGCGCCAGCAATGGCCGAGCCTCAACCCCCGCGCCTCTCCTCTGGTCTGA
- the cobG gene encoding precorrin-3B synthase has translation MNERPSSNVIRPSGCPGLLRVVQALDGGICRIKLDGGSIQAGQAEAVASAAERFAGGVIEATNRGNLQIRGIGLEHGALIEQLLAAGLGPRTPAGDDVRNLMLSPSAGIDRQMLFDTGPLAAQILFTLQTHERFHELSAKFAVQLDGGEAMAMLEHHHDLWLSALVRDGETWLAFGLAGSPLDEPAGRVPVAQGHALVVTVLELFLDLARPDQTRMRHLLAEIPTDEFMSQLASRVPLQPCLDWQRDVSIDGLHIGIHPQHDERVYVGGAAPLGRLDAHMLRGAAQLAREKGDGSLRFTPWQSLMLPNVRREEAEGVLARLGGLGFFCTVDQPLAQLIACTGSSGCAKALADTKADARQLAELLQGQGRVLKVHLSGCQRSCAAAHIAPVTLLAVAPGRYDLYFRDATLPGFGALQAHNLTIEALGHWLDARPRSPLDA, from the coding sequence TTGAACGAACGTCCATCCTCCAACGTCATACGCCCCTCCGGTTGCCCGGGGTTGCTGCGGGTTGTCCAGGCGTTGGACGGTGGGATCTGCCGGATCAAGCTCGATGGCGGTTCCATTCAGGCGGGGCAGGCCGAAGCCGTGGCGTCGGCGGCCGAGCGGTTTGCCGGTGGCGTGATCGAGGCAACCAACCGTGGCAACCTGCAAATCCGCGGCATCGGCCTCGAACACGGCGCGTTGATCGAACAATTGCTGGCCGCCGGGCTTGGGCCCCGAACCCCGGCTGGCGACGACGTGCGCAACCTGATGCTCAGCCCCTCGGCCGGGATCGACCGGCAGATGCTGTTCGACACCGGCCCGTTGGCCGCGCAGATTCTCTTCACCTTGCAAACCCATGAACGCTTCCATGAGCTGTCGGCCAAGTTCGCCGTGCAACTGGACGGCGGTGAAGCCATGGCGATGCTTGAACATCATCATGACCTGTGGCTGTCGGCCCTGGTCCGCGACGGCGAGACTTGGCTGGCCTTCGGCTTGGCCGGCTCCCCACTGGATGAGCCGGCAGGCCGGGTCCCCGTGGCCCAGGGGCACGCGTTGGTGGTGACAGTGCTGGAATTGTTTCTCGACCTGGCCCGCCCGGACCAGACACGCATGCGCCACTTGCTGGCTGAAATCCCCACGGATGAGTTCATGAGCCAGTTGGCCAGCCGTGTGCCGTTGCAACCGTGTCTCGATTGGCAACGGGATGTATCCATCGACGGACTGCACATCGGTATTCATCCCCAGCACGATGAGCGGGTCTACGTCGGTGGCGCGGCGCCGCTTGGCCGGCTCGACGCGCACATGCTGCGCGGGGCGGCGCAGTTGGCACGGGAGAAGGGCGACGGCAGCCTTCGTTTTACCCCTTGGCAAAGCCTGATGTTGCCCAACGTGCGCCGCGAGGAGGCCGAAGGAGTTCTGGCGCGGCTTGGGGGATTGGGCTTTTTTTGCACGGTCGACCAACCCCTGGCGCAACTCATTGCCTGCACCGGCTCCAGTGGCTGCGCCAAGGCCCTGGCCGACACCAAGGCCGACGCCCGCCAACTGGCCGAGCTGCTGCAAGGCCAGGGCCGGGTCCTGAAGGTCCATCTATCAGGCTGCCAGCGTTCCTGCGCGGCGGCCCATATCGCGCCCGTCACCTTGCTGGCGGTCGCTCCCGGTCGTTACGACCTGTATTTTCGCGATGCCACGCTGCCGGGTTTCGGCGCGTTGCAGGCACACAATCTGACTATTGAAGCGCTCGGCCACTGGCTCGACGCTCGCCCCCGGAGCCCCCTTGATGCTTGA
- a CDS encoding precorrin-8X methylmutase, with product MLDYIRDGQEIYRNSFAIIRAEANLARIPADLEKLAVRVIHACGMVEAVDGLQFSEGAGTAGRQALAAGAPILCDARMVSEGVTRARLPANNPVICTLRDESVPALALELGNTRSAAALELWRPHLEGSVVVIGNAPTALFYLLEMLDAGAPKPALILGFPVGFVGAAESKAMLAANSRGVPFVIMQGRLGGSAMAAAAVNALATEIE from the coding sequence ATGCTTGATTACATCCGCGACGGTCAGGAGATCTATCGCAACTCCTTCGCGATCATTCGCGCCGAGGCCAACCTGGCGCGCATTCCGGCCGACCTGGAAAAACTCGCGGTGCGAGTGATCCACGCTTGCGGCATGGTCGAGGCCGTCGATGGCCTGCAGTTTTCCGAAGGCGCGGGCACGGCGGGGCGCCAGGCGTTGGCCGCGGGTGCGCCGATCCTGTGCGATGCGCGGATGGTGTCCGAAGGCGTGACCCGGGCTCGGCTGCCGGCGAACAACCCGGTGATCTGCACTTTGCGCGACGAGAGCGTGCCGGCGTTGGCCCTTGAGCTGGGCAACACCCGTTCGGCCGCCGCCCTGGAACTGTGGCGTCCGCACCTGGAAGGCAGCGTCGTGGTCATCGGCAACGCGCCGACCGCGCTTTTTTATCTGCTGGAAATGCTCGACGCTGGCGCGCCGAAACCGGCGCTGATCCTCGGCTTTCCGGTGGGCTTCGTCGGCGCCGCCGAATCCAAGGCGATGCTGGCGGCCAACAGCCGTGGCGTGCCGTTCGTGATCATGCAAGGCCGCCTGGGCGGCAGCGCCATGGCCGCCGCGGCCGTCAATGCCCTCGCTACGGAGATTGAATGA
- a CDS encoding DUF2946 domain-containing protein — MSLTRGSWLSLFAMLMIFIGPLISQSMPMDQRMSSSMPVSISMSMEMDMSAGTHAEHAAPAAEHCRPKSEHHALWEKCGYCSLLFNCPALPGGHTFAAFDAPSASTYTSPSPRLGHARQPFFPGARTRAPPLVA, encoded by the coding sequence ATGAGCCTGACACGCGGCAGCTGGCTCAGCCTGTTCGCCATGCTGATGATCTTTATCGGTCCACTGATTTCTCAGTCGATGCCGATGGATCAGCGCATGTCTTCGTCCATGCCTGTGTCTATAAGCATGAGCATGGAGATGGACATGTCGGCGGGTACCCACGCCGAGCATGCGGCACCGGCAGCCGAACACTGCCGGCCCAAGAGCGAGCATCACGCGCTGTGGGAAAAGTGTGGCTATTGCAGCCTGCTGTTCAACTGTCCCGCGTTGCCGGGCGGCCACACCTTCGCTGCCTTCGATGCACCGTCGGCCAGTACCTACACCAGCCCTTCCCCGCGCCTGGGCCATGCCCGGCAACCGTTCTTTCCGGGTGCCCGCACCCGCGCACCGCCCCTCGTCGCGTAA
- the cobJ gene encoding precorrin-3B C(17)-methyltransferase, with translation MTSKTAAIVILGPGSLATARRIQQRYPDALIHGLSGRVEGADRSYLEFGATLRELYQQDTPIIALCAAGIVIRTLAPLLLEKGLEPPVLAVAEDGSAVVPLLGGLGGVNVMAREIAAALQVAPAITTSGELRFGTCLLNPPSGYSLGDLEQGKRFVSDLLAGESVRIEGAAPWLDQAQLPEDIQARLAIRIDSAAGTPAADELRIYPRNVLVALSAGASADIGAILKEAGLAPQSLACLLAADSDMARAELHEMASALGVPLRFAAANSNLETWLSDALGQPASLQVMGSHAIAVAEQPLDPRQIGRPRGRLAVIGLGPGAAELMVPAVRAELDRATDVLGYETYVRMAGPFRADQVQHCTDNREEMQRARHAFELAAQGRSVVVVSSGDPGVFAMAAAVLEALHESTDAHWHNVDLQILPGVSASLATAAQAGAPLGHDFCVMSLSDNLKPWSIIEKRLDLAAEADLALAFYNPISRSRPWQLGRALEIVGQHRTAQTPVVLGRDIGRPGQTLRVTTLGALTPDQVDMRTMVLIGSSTTCVFPRASGASWVYTPRWYGSKPAS, from the coding sequence ATGACATCCAAGACAGCGGCCATCGTCATCCTCGGCCCGGGCAGCCTCGCCACCGCTCGGCGGATCCAGCAGCGCTACCCTGATGCCCTGATTCACGGCCTGAGCGGACGGGTCGAGGGCGCGGATCGTTCATACCTCGAATTCGGCGCGACGTTGCGCGAGCTCTACCAACAGGACACGCCGATCATCGCCTTGTGCGCGGCCGGCATCGTCATCCGCACCCTGGCGCCGCTGCTGCTGGAAAAAGGCCTCGAGCCGCCGGTGCTGGCGGTGGCTGAGGATGGCAGCGCCGTGGTCCCGCTGCTGGGCGGCCTGGGCGGAGTGAATGTCATGGCCCGGGAAATCGCCGCCGCGCTGCAAGTCGCGCCGGCGATCACCACCAGCGGTGAATTGCGTTTTGGCACTTGCCTGCTCAATCCGCCGAGTGGCTACAGCCTCGGCGACCTGGAGCAAGGCAAGCGGTTTGTCTCCGATCTGCTGGCCGGTGAATCGGTGCGCATCGAAGGCGCCGCGCCGTGGCTGGATCAGGCGCAGTTGCCTGAGGATATACAGGCACGGCTGGCGATCCGTATCGACAGTGCTGCGGGAACACCCGCGGCGGATGAGCTGCGGATTTATCCGCGCAATGTGCTGGTGGCGTTGAGTGCAGGGGCGTCGGCGGACATCGGCGCGATCCTGAAGGAGGCCGGCCTCGCGCCGCAGTCGCTGGCGTGCCTGTTGGCGGCGGACAGCGACATGGCCCGTGCTGAGTTACACGAAATGGCGTCGGCCTTGGGTGTGCCGCTGCGTTTTGCGGCGGCCAATAGCAACCTCGAAACGTGGTTGAGCGATGCCCTCGGCCAACCCGCATCGCTACAGGTCATGGGCAGTCATGCCATCGCCGTGGCCGAGCAGCCCCTCGATCCGCGGCAGATCGGTCGCCCGCGCGGGCGCCTGGCGGTGATCGGCCTCGGCCCGGGCGCTGCCGAGTTGATGGTGCCGGCGGTGCGCGCCGAACTCGACCGTGCCACCGATGTGCTGGGCTACGAAACCTATGTGCGCATGGCCGGGCCCTTCCGGGCCGATCAGGTGCAGCACTGCACTGACAACCGCGAAGAAATGCAGCGTGCCCGGCATGCCTTTGAACTGGCGGCCCAGGGGCGGTCGGTGGTGGTGGTGTCGTCCGGCGACCCGGGCGTGTTCGCCATGGCTGCCGCCGTACTGGAAGCATTGCATGAGTCGACGGATGCTCATTGGCACAACGTCGATTTGCAGATCCTGCCGGGTGTCTCGGCCTCCCTGGCGACCGCCGCCCAGGCGGGTGCGCCGCTGGGCCATGACTTCTGCGTGATGTCGCTGTCGGACAACCTCAAGCCCTGGTCGATCATCGAGAAGCGCCTCGACCTGGCGGCCGAAGCCGACCTGGCCCTGGCCTTCTACAACCCGATCTCCCGTTCCCGGCCATGGCAGTTGGGTCGGGCGCTGGAGATCGTCGGGCAACATCGCACGGCGCAAACGCCTGTGGTGCTGGGGCGCGATATCGGTCGTCCGGGGCAGACGTTGCGTGTCACCACGCTGGGGGCATTGACCCCGGATCAAGTGGACATGCGCACCATGGTGCTGATCGGTTCCTCCACTACCTGCGTGTTCCCGCGCGCGTCCGGCGCCAGCTGGGTCTATACGCCTCGCTGGTATGGATCCAAGCCAGCCTCCTGA
- a CDS encoding cobalt-precorrin-5B (C(1))-methyltransferase, which yields MRDETAEQPAPLRSGLTTGSCATATSLAAARLLLCGIHADAVEIVLPKGKQVQMRLEFCRLTEQGAEAGTIKDAGDDPDVTHGALLFSQVRLIDEPGVRFIAGRGVGTVTRPGLVLDVGEPAINPVPRKMINDHLGRLAEESGYAGGFEVTVNVEGGEALALKTMNPRLGILGGLSILGTSGIVRPFSCAAYIASIHQGIDVAKTNGYLHIAACTGNASEDTMRRVYNLPEIALIEMGDFVGAVLKHVRKVPVEKLSLCGGFGKISKLAAGHMDLHSRHSSIDLPQLAEWAAAIGADEALQQGIRQANTSQQALAMASAAGIALGDSVCEHALAFARSVVPAQVQVEVFAIDRQGGIVGHAGALQ from the coding sequence ATGCGTGACGAAACCGCCGAACAACCCGCGCCCCTGCGCAGCGGCCTGACCACCGGCAGTTGCGCCACCGCCACCAGCCTGGCGGCGGCCCGCTTGCTGCTGTGCGGCATCCACGCCGATGCCGTGGAGATCGTGCTGCCCAAGGGCAAGCAGGTGCAGATGCGCCTGGAGTTCTGTCGGCTGACCGAACAGGGCGCCGAGGCTGGGACGATCAAGGACGCTGGCGACGACCCGGACGTGACCCACGGCGCCCTGTTGTTTTCCCAGGTGCGCTTGATCGACGAACCCGGTGTGCGCTTCATCGCCGGTCGCGGCGTCGGCACGGTGACGCGACCAGGACTGGTGCTGGATGTCGGTGAACCGGCGATCAACCCGGTGCCGCGCAAAATGATCAACGACCACCTCGGTCGGCTGGCCGAGGAAAGCGGTTACGCCGGCGGTTTCGAAGTCACGGTCAATGTCGAGGGCGGCGAAGCCCTGGCACTGAAAACCATGAATCCACGCCTGGGGATTCTCGGCGGCCTGTCGATCCTCGGCACCAGCGGCATCGTCCGGCCGTTCTCCTGCGCGGCCTACATTGCCTCGATCCACCAGGGCATCGACGTGGCGAAAACCAACGGCTACCTGCACATCGCCGCCTGCACCGGCAATGCCAGCGAAGACACCATGCGCCGGGTCTACAACCTGCCGGAAATCGCCCTGATCGAAATGGGCGACTTCGTCGGCGCCGTGCTCAAACATGTGCGCAAGGTGCCGGTGGAAAAACTCAGCCTCTGCGGCGGCTTCGGCAAAATCAGCAAACTCGCCGCTGGCCACATGGACCTGCACAGCCGCCACTCGAGCATCGACCTGCCACAACTGGCCGAATGGGCGGCCGCCATCGGTGCCGATGAGGCGTTGCAGCAAGGCATCCGCCAGGCCAACACCAGCCAGCAAGCCCTGGCAATGGCCAGCGCCGCCGGCATCGCCCTCGGCGACTCGGTGTGTGAGCATGCGCTGGCCTTCGCTCGCAGCGTGGTGCCGGCCCAGGTCCAGGTCGAAGTCTTCGCCATCGATCGCCAGGGCGGGATCGTTGGACACGCCGGAGCCTTGCAATGA
- a CDS encoding precorrin-2 C(20)-methyltransferase has protein sequence MMQQPGRLIGLGVGPGDPELITVKALRLLRESPVVAYFVAKGKKGNAFGIIEAHLQDAQTLLPLVYPVTTEALPAPLSYEQVIADFYDTAAEQLAVHLDAGRDVAVICEGDPFFYGSYMYLHDRLAERYDAEVIPGVCSMLGGASVLGAPLVYRNQSLSVLSGVLPHEELKRRLADADAAVIMKLGRNFPKVRQVLQELGLDGRALYVERATMANQKIVPLDDVEPMSSPYFSLIIVPGERWQG, from the coding sequence ATGATGCAGCAGCCTGGACGTCTGATCGGCCTCGGCGTGGGCCCTGGTGACCCGGAACTGATTACCGTCAAGGCCCTGCGCCTGCTGCGCGAATCGCCCGTGGTGGCGTACTTCGTCGCCAAGGGCAAGAAGGGCAATGCCTTCGGCATCATCGAGGCGCATTTGCAGGACGCGCAGACCTTGCTGCCGCTGGTCTACCCGGTCACCACCGAAGCCCTGCCGGCGCCGTTGTCCTATGAACAAGTGATCGCCGATTTCTACGACACCGCCGCCGAACAGTTGGCCGTGCACTTGGATGCCGGGCGCGACGTGGCGGTGATCTGCGAGGGCGATCCGTTCTTCTACGGCTCCTACATGTACCTGCACGATCGCCTGGCCGAGCGCTATGACGCCGAAGTCATTCCCGGCGTGTGCTCGATGCTCGGTGGCGCCTCGGTGCTCGGTGCGCCGCTGGTCTATCGCAACCAGAGCCTGTCGGTGCTCTCCGGCGTTCTACCCCATGAAGAACTCAAGCGGCGTTTGGCCGATGCCGATGCGGCGGTGATCATGAAACTGGGGCGCAACTTCCCCAAGGTTCGCCAGGTGCTCCAGGAACTGGGCCTGGATGGGCGCGCGCTGTACGTCGAACGGGCGACCATGGCCAACCAGAAAATCGTACCGCTGGATGACGTCGAACCGATGTCCTCGCCGTACTTCTCGCTGATCATTGTGCCGGGCGAACGGTGGCAAGGCTGA